The genomic stretch TGCAATTGGCTTTTGTCTATGCCCGTGACAACCAAACTGACAAAGCAACTGCCCTTTATGATGAGATGATCGCGGCGGATCCCAGTGATTTTACGCCTGTGTTGGGTAAGGCGATGGCCCTCAGTTCTGCAGAAGATGAGACGCTACGGGCACAAGCGCCAGAGCTGTTTGATCAAGCCGCCCGCTTGGCCCCACCCCAACTTCGGGAACAGATCGAGCGGGAAGCAGCACTCTACGCTCAGTTGAATCAGCCCCAACCTGTTGAGAATCCTGTCCTGGAAAGTGAAGACCCTGAGAGCACCCCGACTCCATGAATGGACTCCCCAGACCTTCCCGCTCAGCGATAGGGATCCCTATAGGCTTGCTCATGCTCCTGTTGCCCGCTTGTCGAGATTCGACAGAATATATGCCGATCAACCCGCAAGCCTTTCGGGAACAGTACAATCTCTCTGGCGCATCCGAACCGGCCCAGATCGGGATCCAGCTGTTGCAGCGCTACCGCCAGGAGCCAGAAGGTCGCCAAGGGGAGTCTCTGCACATTCGGTATTTACCTGACCAGAAGGCGGAGATTCTCTTGACTATTGAGGGCTTGGCTGATGATTCGGTGCAGGGGAAGCGTTATCGCCTAGAAATGGGCTGGACGGAAGCCGGTTGGCAGATGGAAACCGTGGGATCCCAGCAGCGCTGTTGGCCGGGGCGTGGACATCCAAACTGGTCGAACCAACCCTGTGTTTAAGTGGCAACTGCGGGATATCCGTGACCAAAACTGCAAAATCAGGGATCCCCTTTGCCCTAAAATCCACAAGCACTCACGTTAATGCTGCAACACAATGACATCCATGAAAACGGTACTGGTCACTGGGGCAAGTCGCGGGCTGGGGTTGGAATACGTCAAGCAACTGGTGGCCAAGGGCTATCGGGTTTTTGCCGCTTCTCGCCAACCGGTGGAGGCTCTGAGCAAGCTGGCCTTTGACTTCCCTGATCAGGTGGAGTGGGTGCCGTTGGATGTGACCGATGAGGCTTCCATTCAAGCCGCTGTAGCCGCCGTAGGGGCCAAAACCCCCCAGTTGGATATCTTGATCAACTGTGCTGGGCTGGGGGAATGGCTCACCTTCGGCCAAACCCAGAAAGAGCCTTTTATGAGGATTCTGGAAACCAACACTGTTGCACCGGTCATGGTTACCCAGGCGTTTTACCCATTGCTCAAGGCAGCAGGCACCAGCATTGTTGCCAACATGAGCTCTTTAATTGGCTCGATTGCCCACAAGCCCATTTTGGTTAAGGGGGGCTATGCCTACTCCGCCAGTAAAGCAGCCCTGAATATGCTTACCAAGTACATGTCGATTGAGTTGGCCCCGGATGGGATTATCTTGGCAGCCCTTAGCCCTGGCTGGGTGAAAACGGATATGGGCGGGCCAGATGCCCCCCTCACGGCACCGGAATCGATTGCTGGGTTGATCAAAGTGATTGAAAAGCTTACCCCCGAGTTGACCGGGCGCTATTGGCACTACGATGGCTCCGAGTTGCCCTGGTGAGGATCCCGGCTTTGGGGGCTGACAAGGATCTGAACGGAAGTAGGCCGGCCCAGGTACTTCTCCATCTGCTCATGGGGGAAAAGATGGGGCAACCACCTGTTCAAGCAGGTCTTCAAAGGCTTGGGCGGCGCGAGAGGTATAGCGTTGTCGATGTTTGAGCAGCAAAAAGGGGCGTTGCAGAGCATCCGATCCAGAGGTTAGGGGCACCGCCTGTAAGTCTCCCAAGCGGACTTCATTGCGGATCATCATTTCTGAGATCGCAGCGGCAGCGGATCCCTGGCTCACCAGAGCTTTCACCATTTCCCCACTTTGCAGTTGCAAGATCACCGATAGAGACTCCGGTGGGATCCCCCATTGGGCGAGGGCGGCTTCAAAGTGTTGTTGTGTGCCAGATCCCGGTTCCCGCACAATCCAGTCGGTTGTTGTCAGCTCGGCAATAGAGACCTCCCGCCGATGGAACCAAGGGTGTTTCGGCCCAACGATGACGCAAAGGCGATCCCAGCCGATGATTCGCTGCTCCAGCTGGGTTTGATCCTCTGATCGCACCACCCCTTCCACCAAACCCAAATCAAAATCTCCCCGCAGAACCCCTTCACCAATGGCTTCGGTATTGGCCAGGGTGCAATGCACTCGTATGCCCGGATAACGCTGCTTGTAGGTGCTGATGCGATAGGGCAGCCAGTAGTTGCCGATGGTGAGGCTGGATCCCAGGTGCAGCTCCCCCATTTGTAACTGGTTGAGCTCCCGCAAGCCCTGTTCCAGTTGGTGAACTTGGTCGAGGATTTGTTGGGCGTGGGTCTGCAGCCAACGTCCGGCTTCGGTTAATTCCACCCGACGCCCCAGGCGGTGAAACAACCGGCTCCCGTAGCTGCGTTCCAGGGTTTGGATGGCAGCACTGACGGCAGGTTGGGTGATGAATAGGGCGGTGGCGGCACGGGTGAAATGCAGATGCTCCGCTACAGCCAGAAAGATGCGCAGTTGTTCTAAGGTCATCGGCGTGACTCAGGATCATCATCTCAATTTATCGTTTTTAGAAAAAAAACTATTTGCTCTTATGAATTGCCTCCTTTACTGTCAAGACAGAGTTGTATCATTGGTGGCATCGTGACTTGGTGGTTAACCTTTTTGGTGGGCTGTGGGATTGGCTTCTGTGC from Thermostichus vulcanus str. 'Rupite' encodes the following:
- a CDS encoding SDR family oxidoreductase, producing MTSMKTVLVTGASRGLGLEYVKQLVAKGYRVFAASRQPVEALSKLAFDFPDQVEWVPLDVTDEASIQAAVAAVGAKTPQLDILINCAGLGEWLTFGQTQKEPFMRILETNTVAPVMVTQAFYPLLKAAGTSIVANMSSLIGSIAHKPILVKGGYAYSASKAALNMLTKYMSIELAPDGIILAALSPGWVKTDMGGPDAPLTAPESIAGLIKVIEKLTPELTGRYWHYDGSELPW
- a CDS encoding LysR family transcriptional regulator, coding for MTLEQLRIFLAVAEHLHFTRAATALFITQPAVSAAIQTLERSYGSRLFHRLGRRVELTEAGRWLQTHAQQILDQVHQLEQGLRELNQLQMGELHLGSSLTIGNYWLPYRISTYKQRYPGIRVHCTLANTEAIGEGVLRGDFDLGLVEGVVRSEDQTQLEQRIIGWDRLCVIVGPKHPWFHRREVSIAELTTTDWIVREPGSGTQQHFEAALAQWGIPPESLSVILQLQSGEMVKALVSQGSAAAAISEMMIRNEVRLGDLQAVPLTSGSDALQRPFLLLKHRQRYTSRAAQAFEDLLEQVVAPSFPP